A stretch of DNA from Ctenopharyngodon idella isolate HZGC_01 chromosome 6, HZGC01, whole genome shotgun sequence:
TACATTTAAGattgtttaacaaatattagaagtaaaaattaaacatttagaagtaattcaagtgtaatggtccagtctctgttgtcctgtttccaccgtaacggcGCTGGATGTTGTGCCGGAGATCGCTCGCGTTCGGCGGGGGAACTGataacttcagaccgccgcctgagtttcactcgtagccgaaaaatgctgtgactgactccataacctgtccataaataatcagtgtacaattctgagaacgTATTTTAATGtcctaagtatttatattctgtatcattttgaataaaatcatacaattttatgcaaggcatcaCGCGAAAAGACCAACGCTACACTTGTTTAGGTGACTCACATcgtatgttgctttgcataaaattaaacaatatacagaacaataacgaATTTTTAGTTCAAATAAAacgtacacaaacctgtattttgccgaagacatgcaccaatttgaaGGAGGTCGCAAAAAGCCTgcgataaataactcaacccctgggttgttaggtctgacccaggagctgggtaacacaaaaactacccaaacactggaaaaataaccccCCAAAAATAGAAAAGATCCAAAAGTCTCAACCCAggacttgggtagaaaaaataacccaaggtTTTTTAGGGTGTAGGGTGAACTGCTGGCTGAAAACAGCCAGAGATGAAAGCACTTTAATGTTGGCAAAACTGTTTCATGCTGTAGTAAATGTATTGTCTGTGGCTCATTTCCTAATGGAAAATAAGGTATCTTTATATTACTTAAAaagattataattataaatataaacagaaTACAATACATagaatataattattgtttgatAGTTGGTAATTAAATTGTATGAACCAATCATTTGTTTATGGCAAGAACATCTTTAAAATTAGTTTCTGGACCAAGAAGATCTTGACACACACGTGCACACGCTTCATCTCGTGCCATCAAGGCCTCCAGCTCCAGCATGTTAGAAACATGAAAGCTGAGCCTCCAACTAAACAGATATATATACATGACAGACATGCACAATACTATTCACAGCAGCTCAGGCCAACATTCTCCGAGAGTTTCAAATCAACAGGTCAACCCTGTAAACAGCTGTTATGTTCTTTTGtttaataccatgtttttcTCTTAAACAGGCACGGAAttgtttttgtctgattttttgttttctatatGTCTCTACAAAAAAATACGCTGCAGTAGTTAAATGTACAGATTTGAGTCtgaatttgttaatgttaaagtCTACGCTGAGTAAGCCAATTGGAAGTAAACATGAAACATTAGCACTTTACCTCTCCAGTCTcagtgcttttatttttaagaaaaaaaaaatatatatagtttatagaTTATTTCCCAAGGACCAGTGTTGTTGCTATAAAATCATTACAGTTTTTATAAATCCTGACAACATGAGGTATTGTTCACTCtctaaaaaacaatttttgtaATAGGCCAGCCTGTAGCTGTAAACTTATAATGGCATTCATTTTAATGGCTGTTTACTGGTTACTTGACATGTACGGCATTGTTATTCACATCCACCGTTAGGGTTTGTTTTAGGGCCATAGCAACAGTTTCTGTAGCTGATAGAAGAGTCAGTGTTAACCTCTGGTCCATAACTTCATCAAACATGCCTACCAGCAGCTGTAATTGTCAGGGTTGGAAACATGAGGCCTGCATCCCACTGTGAGTCTATTCCTGGAGTTCTGTGGCTTCTCTCATTCTCACCATGCTAAAATAGCCACCCACTTCAACTGTGCTCAATGCCTCACAAGGATTGGTTGGAGAGAATGCAGATATAGCCACGCAGTTGAAAGGGGTTAAATGTTAAGAATTTTAAGGTCATCTGAAGGTGTGTGAAATGTTAAGTTCATCTGAAGGTGTGTGCAACTcaacaaatgattcatttaaataagcgagacttttttgttgttgttgtaagtCCTTTATTTCCACTGAATTATTCAATGAACATGAACATTACATTACAGTTCATCATCAATCAAGTGCATTCAATATTTCAAGTATTCAAACATTTGGATCTCACATGACACTCTAAAGTAAACTAGCAGGGCTGTATTCTACAGCGTATAATAGCAAACAAAACATAAACTTCTACATtctaataaaagtataaaaaaacataattcgaTATTAACATccacattaataaaaaagtacaaaagtcAAGTGGAAAAGACATTACAAATGGTGCAATTTGTACAATTTGTACTAAAACTGCTTTAAGATTGCACTTCCCTCGTCTCACAGTTATCAAAAGCAGCTAGATGATTGTCCTTATCGCTGAGGTTTTTATCTACTGTCGTCTCTTTTTCCCCACAAAGTCTTTTTTTATAGAGCTtattcctcctcttcttcttcttcttcttcctcttcattTTCCTGATCATCATCGCCACGGACTCCAAAGTCCAGTTTGGCAAGCATGGCCTCTACGTCTTCAGTGAAGAGCGTGAAGTGGTCCATACTCTCAAAGCCGGGCTCTGGCCTCTGAAGATGTGAGTTCTTGGATGTATCCTTGGCTTCGGTGATGAGCTGCTTGGCTGCGATGAGGAACTCTGCCGTGTTGGAGTTGTCTATTGTCTGGGAGGCTTTATCCATCAGCTTGATGCTGGCCTGCAGGTGTTCGTTGTACTGCTGGATTAGAGATCGCACCACAGCCACCTTCTCGTCCTGTTCTTGAGCGATCTGTTCTAGGAGCTGGCTCTTGCGGTCTTCTAGGATGGCATAGAGTAGGTCAAACTTCTCCCCCAGCTTCTGCTTCTGCGCTTGGCTGTTTTCTTCCACCGCTTTGCAGTTTTCCTCCATCTGCTTTAACATCGCCTGAAGGCAGCTGTTGCTGGCGCCTAGCAGGTCGATTGAATTTTTAAGTTCGGACTTCTGTGCTTCATAAACAACTTTTAAAGTGGAAACCTCACAGTCCTTGTGCTCACCGAATACCTTGCACATGGAGCAGGTAGGTGTCTGGCAGGTCATGCAGTAGATGTTAATTTTTTCATCTTTGTGAACCTCACACATGGGCTCTTTTGTTTCTTTGGATTTCAAAGGAGGTTCAAGGGCGTTACCTCCTTTCTCCAACTGCTGCTTGTAGATGTCAATGATGTTCTCCACCAGAAGGTTCCTCTGTAGACCATAGACACCGTGGCGGTCCAGAACCACCTCAAAGCGGCAGGTAGGGCATCGGAAGATGCCTCCAGAGTAGTGGTAGGGGTTTTTGGAGTCGTAGAGGTCACTGGCGCAGCAGCGGCACAGATTGTGCTGGCATGGTAGAATGACAACCGGCTTTGTGAACATGTCCAGGCAGATGGGGCAGCTCAGCTGTTTCTCCAGGCTCTCCATGGGACTCGGAGCCCGGACTATTTGACCCGTTCGGATGTCCATTGGTGTCGTTTGAGGTAGAGTCCTTGTAACCTTCACTGCTTTGCCTTTTCGTTGAGGTTGAGCTTTAGTGGTTGCTTCTGCCTTTACTGAAGTTTATCTGATCTGTCGAGGCAGAACGCACTTGGGGCTTATATACCGGCCAACTGCCTGTGACACTTGATCCGTGAGGCGGCTGGGGCAGGATTGCTCCCACCACTTGTTTATGCGGCTGGATTCGGAGAAACATGCTGCCCTCCAACACAACCCACTGAAGAACAAGTCACATGCCAAACTTAGCAACACGACCCCCTCCCTTCCCAAGCCCTCCATCTGCAATAGAGTGTGTTGGCGAATCACAAAGTCAGGCCAAACAAGACCCATGTGATAGCTGATGGCATGTAGACATCCAGACATCCAGAACTTCCCTGACTGCACAACAACATAGCAGGTCAGGAGGAGTTTTAGGACAATTGAGCAAGGGGTGAGTTGTGTACCACATAATCTGTTTTAGGCTGCATTGTCCTTCGCGTGTTCGTCCTGATGGCCGCTTGCCACCAACATCCGTCTGTATGGTTCTGGAAGAGAGATCAGGTGGTTAGTGAGCATGGGCAATACAGGTCAGATTTTCCACCGCATGGCAGGGTGTTTCACAACTTCAGCACAGtgaatttgtaaacaaatagtCATATGGTCGACAGCCATGCCGCCCCTCGACATCATCTTAAGCAATATTACACTGGAAGTGTCATTGTCCCCTCCTGAAGATGTGCTCCAAAACAGCAGGTGGACACTGCAGTTCATAGTAAAGCATATTTATGTATGTCATGTTGGTTGCAGAATCATCTCACGCACACGTGTGTGTTGAAACAACATGTTCAGACCAGTATGTGCCCATCAAAGATTATTTGGAGcaaaattagttgttttcaagtggcaaaaaacatacaatacaGTATGTTAagtgtttaattattataagtGGTCAACATATTTTCAACTGTATAATTGCTGCTTCACTGCTTATTAGTATTTGAAAAACCTTTGTCCACCAAATCAACGTCATGTGGTATGATCAACAAAATTCCCGTGGTGCAACCAACATGTAGGAAAAcaaatcagtgttgttattgttgttgttcacTTTTGTtaattgataaaataaaataaaaaagaaaaactttaaaatgttgtcttggcaactacctgaagaaaaaaaaagtagtagaagtactatattattatagacttaaataaaaatatataaaaagctataaggaaatattttttaaaaaggctAATAAAGTTGACAAaagaattactaaaacttaaactgaaagtaaataaattaaataaaagattattcaaaatattaataatactctAATATATAGATAATACTCTGTCAAGGTCAGAAATTTtcttaaaatctaaaataacttaACCTTAATCATATttagtaattaattattcattatatatatattatacaacagttctttctggttctgaaatctgattggctgagagccgtgtgatattttagtgataacagcactcctaccttttcaccgtttgtatcactccgcctgaagcgactgtcatggcggccgagcGAATCCaccgtattttttacaaatacaacACTTGTTGCACCTGTAGttttaagaggttttttttaggtgagaatgtagttgtttatacctgaaatatgtgattcacttttaatcatagcgcctattttacagtttgtttagacgttttcggagatgtgcgctccaggccatcagcggCCGTTCactgctcgtgtacccgccgagaacagtaTACCACATGCCCTTTGCAGAGTCATTACACTGAAACTTTTCTTgaaactggtaaaaaaaaaaaaaatacaatattgtaCACTTTTGACCCATATAAGGttttaaatagataaataaataaatcaagacATAAAGCTGTGCAGTTTCTTTGTGAGTGAACACAATGGTCAGTGGTGGAATTGGCTGCAATGGAAGGGGCACCAGATAAAATCTTGCCTATTGCAGCAAATTGGTCAGTGCCGGCCCTGAGTTTGGCACCTATATTTGACACCATCTAGAGCTTCATGTAACCTTTATGAAAAGTCATCGAAGACAGTTTGTTGGCCCTGTATATCATccatgtaaatataaacaagtGTGGGAGCCAGCTGAAAACTGACACCAGCACAGACACTTATGCAACTCTTGGACACAAGTGAATTTTAAAAGATGTACTTATATTGCTAGTGTTCAAATGACTTCAAATGGATGTTTGTGggttgttttaatattttgtgtgtgttttagcaatGAATTATGCTCCTGGAACAAAGTGTCTTGGTTCAATGTGAGGTTTAAATGTCAGAGACTGGATCAAATCACCATTCGTTTTCTTGCCATGGGTAATTCTGTGACATCTGTGTTATCACATGACACAATGTGACGAAAGAGATCAAATATAAAGCTTTCCCCaattaaacaaaaagaaatgaacGCTCTCTAACAAGAGACCATTTGATTCCAAACACGATAAAAGTCATTTCCATTAAACACAACATGTATGCATGGGGTGGAAATGACagggtacactgtaaaaaaattattttcatgatttgttatcacaacatttttttcttttctcaaatcaacttagataattaatgtggttcagataacataatattttgagtttctgttgattaaaccaatcgctttcattgtattaactcaaatttttaatttcagtgaactcaaaattttaaggcaaccaggtaacttgctttttaaagttaaaccacCAATTCTTTTTTATAGTGTAGTGGAAATTTTTGTGACTTTCAGATtataaaaagacagaaaaataattattttgaaatacaTACAAGTCCGCtgtttaaatttacattaatatCCATTtcttacatattacatatttgttatatatcattaacatatttagttgacaatttaaaaaagaataatgAAAATTTAATGTGAAAAGGAAGTTTTATCGGTTTTTTTGTATAGTGTATGACTGAAAAGtgtccactaggtggcagaatataccaattttttttttttttaactcctcATTTACAAACTGTCTCAAGCTCTTTTCAGTTTTGCTGTAGTTTATGGTTCAGTTATTGGTTCAGTCTCTATGTGAGTGAGCAGACTTAGAGTCGGCCCCATGATGCACGCAGTTCTTATGTCTGTGAAAAT
This window harbors:
- the trim63a gene encoding E3 ubiquitin-protein ligase TRIM63a, with the translated sequence MDIRTGQIVRAPSPMESLEKQLSCPICLDMFTKPVVILPCQHNLCRCCASDLYDSKNPYHYSGGIFRCPTCRFEVVLDRHGVYGLQRNLLVENIIDIYKQQLEKGGNALEPPLKSKETKEPMCEVHKDEKINIYCMTCQTPTCSMCKVFGEHKDCEVSTLKVVYEAQKSELKNSIDLLGASNSCLQAMLKQMEENCKAVEENSQAQKQKLGEKFDLLYAILEDRKSQLLEQIAQEQDEKVAVVRSLIQQYNEHLQASIKLMDKASQTIDNSNTAEFLIAAKQLITEAKDTSKNSHLQRPEPGFESMDHFTLFTEDVEAMLAKLDFGVRGDDDQENEEEEEEEEEEE